From a single Streptomyces liliifuscus genomic region:
- a CDS encoding SUKH-4 family immunity protein, translating to MVTFAQAQERAEEWINGDVPGYQHREVRVREFELGFVVWAEDRAEGPRSDGGAQRLVIARDSGEATLWPSLPVGEVIRRYEEEYGLPDAAPDPAPAPPARVDLNQTSFLLTPPEWLQEAADRMGIPDRRDRTSGGSSGGSSGIGSPRPSDRTPDRASDGAGSRPAAAAAASDAVPPGGPAGPAHGGAGAGGAIPETLPGPVGGPRASSAPGGGTSWPAAGGEASGGSGVPADATPWAGTDTNAETGDDRSVPLPATVYAPQIRDVGDVGAGGRPSEPDAPPEAKTKLISGGSQLPSTAVAPAVGGPNAPSFPQGPGGQGAPAGPGGPGGPGGPGAQGTPPPGAPSSYGYPQGPGAPGTPPPGAPGGPGAPGTQPPGAPSSYGYPQGSGAGTPSPGAPGAPGTPPPGAPSSYGYPQGAGAGTPPPGSPGTPPPGAPGGPSYGFPQGAPQAPAGPNPPQPPPGSGASGRPLPANAGDIADAATSKAQAPPRGARGSGAAGTPPPPGAPGTPGARPGGAAPASGPGAPGASAGGYVPTQLVSQLGPDGPGGPGTPQPPGAPGAPGAPGTPGGTPPGGVHHAATMLADPNQPGAPKPPGAPGTPGAPQPPGAPGAPNNPGGTPAGGVHHAATMLAGPSVGGPGAPQPPGAPGAPGGPGGPGGPGAPGGVHHAETMLSGPPSGGPGMAPPPQAPPGMPGAPGMPPPGQQPFPGQPMPGQQPPAYGYPQQGQPTVGPGYQAVLRYRAQDGSEQQLIRRSAPGTPHPEWQILHELRAMNVPPQQVLELHTELESCELPGAYCARMIRESWPQARITSIASYGTDHASRQQGMAQLLAHQGELHQVADGPARPGPIRAPLPPVQPAPPIPPEAIGQELAAAFGPGLFRFDQAAVSRQGVPPIVAHTLVVAGLPVDMNPFFWAQAQPGRPVPTLAELAQERGVQPSADAGSYLVMGSDFGKAICVQYGTAHIVAVPVEAGPGGASVPPQFVNTGLPEFARSLALLGRMWRLRFGLNQEQAGRWTVDFQAQLAALDPAALGSPESWWSVLLEQMWDGLL from the coding sequence ATGGTGACCTTCGCGCAGGCGCAGGAGCGCGCCGAAGAGTGGATCAACGGGGATGTGCCCGGCTACCAGCACCGCGAGGTGCGGGTCCGGGAGTTCGAACTCGGATTCGTGGTGTGGGCCGAGGACCGGGCCGAGGGGCCGCGGTCCGACGGCGGTGCCCAGCGGCTCGTCATCGCCCGTGACAGCGGCGAGGCCACGCTGTGGCCCTCGCTGCCGGTGGGTGAGGTGATCCGCCGGTACGAGGAGGAGTACGGGCTGCCGGACGCGGCGCCCGATCCGGCGCCCGCGCCTCCCGCGCGCGTCGACCTCAACCAGACGTCCTTCCTGCTGACTCCTCCGGAGTGGCTCCAGGAGGCGGCGGACCGGATGGGCATTCCCGACCGACGGGACCGGACGTCCGGCGGGTCCTCCGGCGGTTCCTCGGGCATCGGGTCGCCCCGGCCGTCCGACAGGACCCCGGACAGGGCGTCGGACGGGGCCGGGTCCCGGCCCGCCGCCGCTGCCGCCGCCAGTGACGCGGTTCCGCCCGGCGGTCCTGCCGGTCCCGCCCATGGAGGGGCCGGGGCCGGAGGGGCGATTCCCGAGACGTTGCCCGGGCCCGTGGGTGGCCCTCGGGCATCCTCCGCCCCCGGTGGCGGTACGTCGTGGCCCGCCGCCGGCGGGGAGGCCTCGGGCGGTTCCGGGGTTCCCGCCGACGCGACGCCGTGGGCCGGGACCGACACCAACGCCGAGACGGGCGACGACCGTTCGGTACCGCTCCCCGCGACCGTGTACGCGCCGCAGATAAGGGACGTCGGTGACGTGGGCGCCGGTGGCAGGCCGTCGGAGCCCGACGCGCCACCCGAGGCCAAGACCAAGCTGATCTCGGGCGGCAGCCAGCTCCCGAGCACGGCCGTCGCCCCCGCGGTGGGCGGCCCGAACGCGCCCTCGTTCCCGCAGGGCCCGGGAGGCCAGGGGGCTCCGGCCGGCCCTGGCGGACCCGGTGGTCCCGGCGGTCCTGGTGCGCAGGGCACCCCGCCGCCCGGGGCGCCGTCCTCGTACGGCTATCCGCAGGGTCCCGGCGCGCCGGGCACACCCCCGCCGGGTGCGCCGGGAGGGCCTGGTGCACCAGGTACGCAGCCGCCCGGGGCGCCTTCGTCGTACGGCTATCCGCAGGGTTCTGGTGCCGGGACGCCGTCTCCGGGTGCGCCCGGTGCGCCTGGTACGCCTCCGCCGGGTGCGCCCTCTTCGTACGGCTATCCGCAGGGGGCCGGTGCGGGCACACCGCCTCCCGGTTCGCCCGGGACGCCGCCTCCGGGTGCTCCGGGTGGTCCCTCGTACGGCTTCCCGCAGGGTGCTCCGCAGGCGCCCGCCGGGCCCAATCCGCCGCAGCCGCCTCCCGGTTCGGGTGCGTCCGGGCGGCCGTTGCCCGCCAATGCCGGTGACATCGCCGACGCCGCCACCAGCAAGGCGCAGGCTCCGCCGCGCGGTGCCCGTGGTTCGGGTGCGGCCGGTACGCCGCCGCCTCCGGGTGCGCCCGGAACGCCCGGCGCGCGTCCGGGTGGTGCGGCTCCCGCGTCCGGTCCCGGTGCGCCGGGGGCGTCGGCCGGTGGGTACGTACCGACGCAGCTCGTCTCGCAGCTCGGCCCCGACGGGCCGGGCGGGCCCGGGACCCCGCAGCCTCCTGGAGCCCCGGGTGCCCCCGGCGCTCCGGGTACCCCGGGCGGTACGCCTCCGGGCGGTGTCCACCACGCGGCGACCATGCTCGCCGACCCGAACCAGCCCGGCGCGCCCAAGCCTCCTGGCGCGCCCGGTACTCCGGGTGCCCCGCAGCCTCCCGGCGCTCCGGGTGCGCCCAACAACCCCGGCGGTACGCCCGCCGGTGGCGTCCACCATGCCGCGACCATGCTCGCCGGTCCGTCGGTGGGCGGCCCCGGCGCGCCACAGCCTCCCGGTGCTCCCGGCGCTCCGGGTGGACCTGGAGGTCCTGGCGGGCCGGGTGCCCCCGGTGGCGTCCACCATGCCGAAACCATGCTGTCCGGTCCTCCGAGCGGTGGCCCGGGCATGGCTCCGCCGCCCCAGGCGCCTCCCGGCATGCCGGGCGCCCCCGGCATGCCGCCGCCCGGTCAGCAGCCCTTCCCCGGGCAGCCGATGCCGGGCCAGCAGCCGCCGGCCTACGGCTACCCCCAGCAGGGGCAGCCGACCGTCGGCCCCGGCTACCAGGCGGTTCTCCGCTACCGCGCCCAGGACGGGAGCGAGCAGCAGCTCATCCGGCGTTCCGCGCCGGGCACCCCGCACCCGGAGTGGCAGATCCTGCACGAGCTGCGCGCGATGAACGTGCCGCCGCAGCAGGTGCTGGAGCTCCACACGGAGCTGGAGTCCTGTGAGCTGCCGGGTGCGTACTGCGCCCGGATGATCCGGGAGAGCTGGCCGCAGGCACGGATCACCAGCATCGCCTCGTACGGCACGGACCACGCGAGCCGTCAGCAGGGCATGGCCCAACTGCTCGCGCACCAGGGCGAGTTGCACCAGGTCGCGGACGGTCCGGCCAGGCCCGGACCGATCCGGGCGCCGCTGCCGCCGGTGCAGCCCGCGCCGCCGATCCCGCCGGAGGCGATCGGGCAGGAGCTGGCGGCGGCGTTCGGACCGGGACTGTTCCGGTTCGACCAGGCGGCCGTGTCCCGGCAGGGTGTGCCGCCGATCGTGGCGCACACGCTGGTGGTGGCCGGACTGCCCGTCGACATGAACCCGTTCTTCTGGGCGCAGGCCCAGCCGGGCCGCCCGGTGCCGACGCTCGCCGAACTGGCGCAGGAGCGGGGCGTCCAGCCGTCCGCGGACGCGGGCTCGTACCTCGTCATGGGCAGCGACTTCGGCAAGGCCATCTGTGTCCAGTACGGGACGGCGCACATCGTGGCCGTGCCCGTGGAGGCGGGTCCCGGCGGCGCTTCCGTACCGCCGCAGTTCGTGAACACGGGGCTGCCCGAGTTCGCGCGCAGCCTCGCTCTGCTGGGCCGTATGTGGCGTCTTCGCTTCGGGCTCAACCAGGAGCAGGCCGGGCGCTGGACCGTCGACTTCCAGGCGCAGTTGGCCGCGCTCGACCCGGCGGCGCTCGGTTCGCCGGAGAGCTGGTGGTCGGTGCTGCTGGAACAGATGTGGGACGGCCTGCTGTGA
- a CDS encoding SMI1/KNR4 family protein — protein sequence MTTGRLGQQAAPPNAAYAGQVVHFPDPVRAARHPRGVRVDERGYPDFSFYARAAAEIAEPPEGFGVDELRLTDYVSANAALAADGHDLWDTIPPVATPHGWTWHHVPGTRRLELVPVEVKALLRHHGGLATAAVDQNKRGTRPLQETRPAHFGLPKAVVAVTEQQVLGVEEDLGYRLPGAYRSFLKAAGGCAPMGAALDAELGLLVDQPFFTVRDEAAVNDLVYVNKCLRDHLTKDYLGVGFVQGGLLAVKVKGEKVGSVWFCAYDDARDQDLWAPPERVQRLLLPCGDDFDQFLARLAGNPPELETVANLMVDGGFARAVSVSAVSSVGE from the coding sequence ATGACGACAGGTCGGCTCGGGCAGCAAGCCGCGCCGCCGAACGCGGCCTACGCCGGGCAGGTCGTGCACTTCCCGGACCCGGTCCGGGCGGCGCGTCACCCGAGAGGTGTACGTGTCGACGAGCGCGGCTATCCCGACTTCTCGTTCTATGCGCGTGCCGCCGCGGAGATCGCCGAGCCGCCCGAGGGCTTCGGGGTCGACGAACTCCGGCTGACGGACTACGTGTCCGCGAACGCCGCCCTGGCCGCGGACGGCCACGACCTGTGGGACACCATCCCGCCCGTCGCCACTCCGCACGGCTGGACCTGGCACCACGTGCCGGGAACCCGGCGGCTGGAGCTCGTGCCGGTCGAGGTGAAGGCGCTGCTGCGGCACCACGGTGGACTGGCCACCGCCGCCGTCGACCAGAACAAGCGCGGCACCCGGCCCCTCCAGGAGACCAGGCCCGCGCACTTCGGGCTGCCCAAGGCCGTCGTCGCGGTGACCGAGCAGCAGGTGCTGGGCGTCGAGGAGGACCTCGGTTACCGGCTGCCCGGCGCGTACCGGTCGTTCCTTAAGGCCGCCGGCGGGTGCGCCCCGATGGGGGCCGCGCTCGACGCCGAGCTGGGCCTGCTGGTCGACCAGCCGTTCTTCACCGTGCGCGACGAGGCCGCCGTCAACGACCTCGTGTACGTCAACAAATGCCTGCGGGACCACCTCACCAAGGACTACCTGGGCGTCGGCTTCGTCCAGGGCGGCCTGCTCGCCGTGAAGGTCAAGGGCGAGAAGGTCGGGTCGGTGTGGTTCTGCGCGTACGACGACGCCCGTGACCAGGACCTGTGGGCGCCCCCGGAGCGTGTGCAGCGGCTGCTGCTGCCCTGTGGGGACGACTTCGACCAGTTCCTGGCCCGGCTCGCGGGCAATCCGCCGGAGCTGGAGACCGTGGCGAACCTGATGGTGGACGGTGGCTTCGCGCGGGCTGTGTCGGTGTCCGCGGTGTCTTCGGTGGGGGAGTGA
- a CDS encoding YwqJ-related putative deaminase produces the protein MNSTQTGRSGDPRVGWSNTEAPVTPTLLHRRDGILPTIAAALSVRGATLTGTAGRGDQPPPLHPLVRDFLDTLTSGQRDRFTGRCAEVILISRHITAVDADRSKRAARKPMTNGEARKSLKQAKLTARRIREDGDPLHGSFAPPCRSCTALSAHFGVRIVDPTAPGD, from the coding sequence ATGAACTCAACGCAGACAGGCAGATCTGGTGATCCCAGGGTGGGCTGGAGCAACACCGAGGCGCCGGTCACTCCCACCCTCCTCCACCGCCGTGACGGCATACTTCCGACCATCGCCGCCGCGCTGTCCGTACGGGGCGCGACGCTCACCGGTACGGCGGGCCGGGGCGACCAGCCGCCACCGCTCCATCCGCTGGTCCGGGACTTCCTCGACACGCTGACGAGCGGACAGCGCGACCGTTTCACGGGCCGCTGTGCCGAAGTGATCCTCATCTCCCGGCACATCACGGCGGTGGACGCGGACCGTTCCAAACGGGCCGCGCGAAAACCCATGACCAACGGAGAGGCCCGCAAGTCCCTCAAGCAGGCCAAGCTCACCGCCCGCCGCATCCGCGAGGACGGCGACCCGCTGCACGGCAGTTTCGCGCCGCCCTGCCGCTCCTGCACGGCGCTCAGCGCCCACTTCGGCGTACGCATCGTCGATCCGACGGCACCGGGGGACTGA
- a CDS encoding SUKH-3 domain-containing protein, translating to MHTDRTSPSPTPTSTRFSAVVDAALRSAGWQPGRWDIKQAEIWADALRSHESPAGHRHSVFPAAVEAWAEFGGLHIPATATGRQIAPTPLHLDPLHGLHMARTLVDLGRALDSEVAPLGEESDTRALLAIDAEGRTYTLDHTGDWYLGATIDQALTTLVSGLEPERLTAV from the coding sequence ATGCACACCGACCGCACCTCTCCCTCCCCCACACCGACCTCGACCCGGTTCTCCGCCGTGGTCGACGCCGCGCTGCGCTCCGCGGGGTGGCAGCCGGGCCGCTGGGACATAAAGCAGGCCGAGATCTGGGCCGACGCCCTGCGCAGCCACGAGTCGCCGGCCGGTCACCGTCACTCCGTGTTCCCGGCGGCGGTCGAGGCCTGGGCGGAGTTCGGCGGTCTCCACATCCCCGCCACCGCCACCGGCCGACAGATCGCCCCGACCCCGCTGCACCTGGACCCCCTGCACGGCCTCCACATGGCCCGTACGCTCGTGGACCTGGGCCGGGCCCTGGACAGCGAAGTGGCCCCGCTGGGCGAGGAGTCCGACACCAGAGCCCTGCTCGCCATCGACGCGGAGGGCCGCACCTACACCCTCGACCACACGGGCGACTGGTACCTGGGCGCCACCATCGACCAGGCCCTGACCACCCTCGTCTCAGGCCTGGAACCAGAACGCCTGACGGCCGTCTGA
- a CDS encoding sensor histidine kinase, whose protein sequence is MTTTGEDHTATLTGPWWWARWRSAVLDGSLALVSAVECAIEGYPFADAAGLPVPAGMVFGAVAGSVLLFRRRWPIAVVLVSIAITPAQMGFLMGLVGLYTLAASEMPRRIIGALAGMSMVGMLIVTYVRAHQGMVRGDLQMVGDWFVPFVSITTSLGMTAPPILLGLYVGARRRLMESLRERADSLERELQLLAERAEERAEWARNEERTRIAREMHDVVAHRVSLMVVHAAALQAVARKDPEKAVKNASLVGDMGRQALTELREMLGVLRTGEGGYGGSSVRLQTVPLAAVGVAAAAAASRAVDEETGDGPCLDDLQELVGQSAAAGMVVDLSVEGDARGYAAAVEQTAYRVVQEALTNVHKHAAGAKTRVRVAHRGAEIAMQVENGPPPEPGAASDARLPSGGNGLVGMKERVLGLGGVFVSGPTDAGGFRVSAVIPAEA, encoded by the coding sequence ATGACCACGACGGGGGAAGACCACACCGCGACCCTGACCGGGCCGTGGTGGTGGGCGAGGTGGCGCAGTGCGGTGCTCGACGGGAGCCTCGCGCTGGTGTCCGCCGTGGAATGTGCGATCGAGGGGTATCCGTTCGCGGACGCGGCGGGCCTGCCGGTGCCCGCCGGGATGGTGTTCGGGGCCGTCGCCGGGTCCGTGCTGTTGTTCCGGAGGCGGTGGCCCATCGCCGTTGTGCTGGTGTCGATCGCCATCACACCGGCCCAGATGGGGTTCCTGATGGGGCTCGTCGGGCTCTACACGCTCGCCGCGTCCGAGATGCCCCGGCGGATCATCGGGGCGCTGGCCGGTATGTCGATGGTGGGCATGCTCATCGTCACGTACGTGCGCGCGCACCAGGGGATGGTGCGGGGCGACCTGCAGATGGTGGGCGACTGGTTCGTGCCGTTCGTGTCCATCACGACCTCGCTCGGGATGACCGCGCCGCCGATTCTGCTCGGGTTGTACGTGGGGGCCAGGCGGCGGCTGATGGAGAGCCTGCGGGAGCGGGCCGACTCCCTTGAGCGGGAGTTGCAGCTGCTGGCCGAGCGGGCCGAGGAGCGGGCGGAGTGGGCGCGCAACGAGGAGCGGACCCGGATCGCCCGCGAGATGCACGACGTCGTCGCGCACCGGGTGAGTCTGATGGTCGTGCACGCGGCGGCGCTGCAGGCCGTCGCGCGCAAGGACCCCGAGAAGGCCGTCAAGAACGCCTCGCTCGTGGGCGACATGGGACGGCAGGCGCTGACCGAACTGCGGGAGATGCTGGGGGTTCTGCGTACGGGCGAAGGGGGTTACGGGGGTTCCTCCGTGCGGCTGCAGACCGTGCCGCTCGCGGCGGTGGGGGTCGCGGCCGCCGCCGCGGCGTCCCGGGCCGTGGACGAGGAGACGGGGGACGGACCCTGCCTCGACGATCTCCAGGAGCTGGTGGGGCAGTCCGCCGCCGCGGGAATGGTCGTCGACCTGTCCGTGGAGGGGGACGCCCGGGGCTATGCGGCGGCGGTGGAGCAGACCGCCTATCGCGTGGTGCAGGAGGCGCTGACCAACGTCCACAAGCATGCGGCGGGGGCGAAGACCCGGGTGCGGGTCGCGCATCGCGGCGCCGAGATCGCCATGCAGGTGGAGAACGGCCCGCCCCCCGAGCCCGGCGCCGCCTCCGACGCCCGGCTGCCCAGCGGGGGGAACGGCCTGGTGGGCATGAAGGAGCGCGTCCTGGGCCTCGGAGGAGTCTTCGTCTCCGGCCCCACCGACGCGGGCGGCTTCCGAGTCTCGGCGGTGATTCCGGCGGAGGCGTGA
- the glmU gene encoding bifunctional UDP-N-acetylglucosamine diphosphorylase/glucosamine-1-phosphate N-acetyltransferase GlmU has protein sequence MSANRPAAVVVLAAGEGTRMKSATPKVLHDICGRSLVGHVLAAARELEPEHLVVVVGHAREKVTAHLTDTAPGVRTAVQAEQNGTGHAVRMALEELGGGIDGTVVVVCGDTPLLTGETLRDLASNHTTDGNAVTVLTAEVPDATGYGRIVRDGVSGAVTAIVEHKDASESQRAIREINSGVFAFDGQLLADALGKVRTDNSQGEEYLTDVLGILREAGHRVGASVAGDHREIAGINNRVQLSEARRILNDRLLERAMLAGVTVVDPASTWIDVTVTFEQDAIVHPGTQLQGATHLAEGAEVGPNSRLKDTRVGAGARIDNTVSNGAEIGPRASVGPYAYLRPGTRLGLKAKVGTYVETKNSTIGEGTKVPHLSYVGDATIGDYTNIGAASVFVNYDGEAKHHTTVGSHCKTGSDNMFVAPVTVGDGSYTAAGSVITKDVPPGSLAVARGQQRNIEGWVARKRPGSAAAKAAEAAARESADES, from the coding sequence GTGAGCGCCAACCGCCCGGCAGCCGTCGTCGTTCTTGCAGCGGGTGAGGGCACCCGTATGAAGTCGGCCACACCCAAGGTCCTGCACGACATCTGTGGCCGTTCTCTCGTCGGCCATGTACTCGCCGCCGCACGCGAGTTGGAGCCCGAGCACCTGGTGGTCGTCGTGGGCCACGCCCGCGAGAAGGTCACCGCGCACCTCACCGACACCGCTCCGGGTGTACGGACCGCCGTGCAGGCCGAGCAGAACGGCACGGGTCACGCCGTGCGGATGGCCCTGGAAGAGCTCGGCGGCGGTATCGACGGAACCGTCGTGGTCGTCTGCGGGGACACGCCCCTGCTCACCGGCGAGACCCTGCGCGACCTCGCCTCCAACCACACCACCGACGGCAACGCGGTCACCGTGCTCACCGCCGAGGTCCCGGACGCCACCGGCTACGGCCGCATCGTGCGCGACGGCGTCTCCGGTGCCGTCACCGCGATCGTCGAGCACAAGGACGCCTCGGAGTCCCAGCGCGCGATCCGTGAGATCAACTCCGGTGTCTTCGCCTTCGACGGACAGCTCCTCGCGGACGCGCTCGGCAAGGTCCGCACCGACAACAGCCAGGGCGAGGAGTACCTCACCGACGTCCTCGGCATCCTCCGCGAGGCCGGACACCGCGTCGGCGCCTCCGTGGCGGGCGACCACCGCGAGATCGCCGGCATCAACAACCGCGTCCAGCTCTCCGAGGCCCGCCGCATCCTCAACGACCGGCTGCTGGAGCGGGCGATGCTCGCCGGCGTCACGGTCGTCGACCCGGCCTCCACCTGGATCGACGTCACCGTCACCTTCGAGCAGGACGCGATCGTGCACCCCGGCACCCAGCTCCAGGGCGCCACGCACCTCGCCGAGGGCGCCGAGGTCGGCCCCAACTCCCGCCTGAAGGACACCAGGGTGGGCGCGGGCGCCCGGATCGACAACACGGTCTCCAACGGCGCCGAGATCGGCCCCCGGGCGAGCGTGGGTCCGTACGCGTATCTCCGCCCCGGCACCCGCCTCGGACTGAAGGCCAAGGTGGGTACGTACGTGGAGACGAAGAACTCCACGATCGGCGAGGGCACGAAGGTCCCGCACCTCTCGTACGTGGGCGACGCGACGATCGGCGACTACACGAACATCGGCGCCGCGAGCGTCTTCGTGAACTACGACGGCGAGGCCAAGCACCACACCACCGTCGGCTCGCACTGCAAGACGGGTTCGGACAACATGTTTGTGGCGCCTGTCACGGTCGGGGACGGTTCCTACACCGCCGCGGGCTCCGTCATCACCAAGGATGTGCCGCCCGGTTCACTGGCCGTGGCCCGGGGCCAGCAGCGGAATATCGAGGGCTGGGTGGCCCGTAAGCGTCCGGGAAGCGCGGCCGCGAAGGCGGCGGAGGCGGCTGCCCGGGAGTCGGCCGACGAAAGCTGA
- a CDS encoding ribose-phosphate diphosphokinase: MTGIKTTGEKKMMFFSGRAHPELAEEVAHQLGVGVVPTKAFDFANGEIYVRYEESARGADCFLIQSHTAPINKWIMEQLIMIDALKRASARSITVIMPFYGYARQDKKHRGREPISARLIADMMKTAGADRLLTVDLHTDQIQGFFDGPVDHLFSLPLLADYVGHKVDRTKLTVVSPDAGRVRVADRWCDRLGAPLAIVHKRRDKDVANQVTVHEVVGDVEGRVCVLVDDMIDTGGTICAAADALFAHGAEDVIVTATHGVLSGPAADRLKNSKVSEFIFTDTLPTPGELELDKITVLSIAPTIANAVREVFEDGSVTSLFDE; encoded by the coding sequence GTGACCGGGATCAAGACGACCGGCGAGAAGAAGATGATGTTCTTCTCCGGCCGCGCCCACCCCGAGCTTGCCGAGGAGGTCGCCCACCAGCTGGGTGTCGGGGTCGTCCCGACGAAGGCCTTCGACTTCGCCAACGGCGAGATCTACGTCCGCTACGAGGAGTCGGCCCGCGGCGCCGACTGCTTCCTCATCCAGAGCCACACCGCTCCGATCAACAAATGGATCATGGAGCAGCTGATCATGATCGATGCTCTGAAGCGGGCCTCCGCCCGGAGCATCACCGTGATCATGCCGTTCTACGGTTACGCCCGGCAGGACAAGAAGCACCGCGGACGTGAACCGATCTCGGCCCGTCTGATCGCCGACATGATGAAGACGGCGGGCGCCGACCGCCTCCTGACGGTCGATCTGCACACCGACCAGATCCAGGGCTTCTTCGACGGCCCGGTGGATCATCTGTTCTCGCTGCCGCTGCTCGCGGACTACGTGGGCCACAAGGTGGACCGCACCAAGCTCACGGTCGTCTCGCCGGACGCCGGCCGTGTGCGCGTGGCCGACCGCTGGTGCGACCGCCTGGGCGCGCCCCTGGCGATCGTGCACAAGCGCCGCGACAAGGACGTCGCGAACCAGGTCACGGTCCACGAGGTCGTCGGTGACGTCGAGGGCCGGGTCTGTGTCCTGGTCGACGACATGATCGACACCGGTGGCACGATCTGCGCCGCCGCGGACGCGCTGTTCGCGCACGGCGCGGAGGACGTCATCGTGACGGCCACGCACGGTGTGCTCTCCGGTCCGGCCGCCGACCGGCTGAAGAACTCCAAGGTCAGCGAGTTCATCTTCACGGACACGCTGCCCACCCCGGGCGAGCTGGAACTCGACAAGATCACCGTGCTGTCGATCGCGCCGACGATCGCCAACGCGGTGCGCGAGGTCTTCGAGGACGGCTCGGTGACCAGCCTGTTCGACGAGTAG
- a CDS encoding 50S ribosomal protein L25/general stress protein Ctc produces the protein MADVKIAAETRTEFGKGAARRIRRENKVPAVVYGHGADPVHITLPGHELQLALRTPNVLLTLDIEGKTELAIPKAVQRDAIKGFLEHVDLLTVKRGEKVTVEVYVHTEGELAPGAFLLEHVLSTLTVEAEATHIPESVTVSIAGLEAGASILAKDIPLPDGTTLVIDEDAVVLQVLAAQAEEPTEDAAGDEAAEA, from the coding sequence ATGGCCGACGTCAAGATCGCCGCCGAGACCCGCACCGAGTTCGGCAAGGGCGCCGCCCGCCGCATCCGCCGTGAGAACAAGGTTCCCGCGGTCGTCTACGGCCACGGCGCCGACCCCGTCCACATCACGCTCCCGGGCCACGAGCTCCAGCTCGCCCTGCGTACCCCGAACGTCCTGCTCACCCTGGACATCGAGGGCAAGACCGAGCTGGCGATCCCGAAGGCCGTCCAGCGCGACGCCATCAAGGGCTTCCTGGAGCACGTCGACCTGCTCACCGTGAAGCGCGGCGAGAAGGTCACCGTCGAGGTCTACGTCCACACCGAGGGCGAGCTGGCCCCGGGCGCGTTCCTGCTCGAGCACGTGCTGAGCACGCTGACGGTCGAGGCCGAGGCCACGCACATCCCCGAGTCGGTCACCGTGTCCATCGCGGGCCTGGAGGCCGGTGCCTCCATCCTCGCCAAGGACATCCCGCTCCCCGACGGCACCACGCTGGTCATCGACGAGGACGCCGTCGTGCTCCAGGTCCTGGCCGCCCAGGCGGAGGAGCCCACCGAGGACGCCGCGGGCGACGAGGCCGCCGAGGCCTGA
- the pth gene encoding aminoacyl-tRNA hydrolase: MGDTDVTTEPGAPWLIVGLGNPGPEYARNRHNVGFMVADLLAERIGGKFKRAGKAQAQVIEGRIGPPGPANRRVILAKPMSYMNLSGGPVTALRDFYKVPTANIVAVHDELDIDYGVLRLKLGGGDNGHNGLKSMTKAMGPDYHRVRFGIGRPPGRMQVADFVLKDFSATERKELDYFVDRATDAVECLVIEGLERAQSTYNS; the protein is encoded by the coding sequence ATGGGAGACACGGACGTGACCACGGAACCAGGCGCCCCCTGGCTGATCGTGGGGCTCGGCAACCCCGGCCCCGAGTACGCCAGGAACCGCCACAACGTGGGCTTCATGGTGGCCGACCTCCTCGCCGAGCGGATCGGCGGGAAGTTCAAGCGGGCCGGCAAGGCGCAGGCCCAGGTGATCGAGGGCCGCATCGGTCCGCCGGGACCGGCGAACCGCCGGGTGATCCTGGCCAAGCCGATGTCGTACATGAACCTGTCGGGCGGACCGGTCACGGCCCTGCGCGACTTCTACAAGGTGCCGACGGCGAACATCGTCGCCGTCCACGACGAACTCGACATCGACTACGGCGTGCTGCGGTTGAAGCTCGGCGGTGGCGACAACGGCCACAACGGTCTGAAGTCGATGACGAAGGCGATGGGCCCGGACTACCACCGCGTGCGCTTCGGCATCGGCCGCCCGCCGGGCCGGATGCAGGTCGCCGACTTCGTCCTGAAGGACTTCTCCGCGACGGAGCGCAAGGAACTGGACTACTTCGTGGACCGTGCCACGGACGCGGTGGAGTGTCTGGTGATCGAGGGCCTGGAGCGGGCTCAGTCGACGTACAACTCGTGA